The Spirosoma foliorum genome has a window encoding:
- a CDS encoding MarR family winged helix-turn-helix transcriptional regulator, whose amino-acid sequence MKKEKTVDFHIKWGWHAISRMYNAYAARFDITMAIGYVLLNIDLEEGTPATKIGPLLGMEPRSLVRMLKNLEERGLIRREVDGNDKRFVRIYLTEEGKAKREMARDGVIQFNNMIRERIPLDKLVVFLDVMKEINRMVEEENTRIKASEAEELPLD is encoded by the coding sequence ATGAAAAAGGAGAAAACGGTTGATTTTCATATAAAATGGGGTTGGCATGCCATTTCGCGCATGTACAATGCCTATGCAGCCCGCTTCGACATTACGATGGCGATTGGCTATGTGCTGCTTAATATCGATCTGGAAGAAGGTACCCCAGCCACCAAAATTGGCCCTCTGCTGGGTATGGAGCCGCGTTCGTTAGTCAGAATGCTCAAAAATCTGGAAGAACGTGGACTGATTCGCCGGGAAGTAGATGGCAACGACAAACGATTCGTTCGCATTTACCTAACTGAAGAAGGAAAAGCCAAGCGCGAAATGGCTCGCGATGGCGTTATTCAATTCAATAACATGATTCGGGAGCGAATTCCGCTCGATAAACTCGTTGTCTTTCTGGATGTGATGAAAGAAATTAACCGCATGGTTGAAGAAGAAAACACGCGTATAAAAGCCAGCGAAGCGGAAGAACTACCATTAGATTAA
- the rsmH gene encoding 16S rRNA (cytosine(1402)-N(4))-methyltransferase RsmH — protein MSNYHEPVLLQACIDGLNLQPGGTYVDITFGGGGHSREILNQLEGGRLFGFDQDADARANAQAIGDSRLTFVASNFRNIKRYLRLYKAEQVDGILADLGISSHQIDTPERGFSTRFDADLDMRMNQNADRTARQVVNEYSEPELHRILGMYGEIINARTAAAALISARSNRPLKTVNDLKAALQRYAPRGKENKFFAQVFQALRIEVNEELQALEEFLEQVPDILKPGGRLVVMSYHSLEDRLVKNFINKGKFQGEVEKDLFGNDIKPLQSITRKPVEATPEEIARNPRARSAKLRIAEKI, from the coding sequence ATGAGCAATTACCACGAACCCGTTTTATTACAGGCCTGTATCGACGGGCTGAATTTGCAACCCGGCGGCACTTACGTCGATATTACGTTCGGTGGCGGTGGGCATAGCCGTGAAATTCTGAATCAACTGGAGGGCGGTCGTTTGTTCGGTTTCGATCAGGATGCCGACGCCCGCGCTAATGCCCAGGCTATTGGCGATTCCCGACTGACGTTTGTGGCCTCGAACTTCCGCAACATCAAACGCTACCTCCGACTCTACAAAGCCGAACAGGTCGATGGTATTCTGGCCGATCTGGGGATTTCGTCGCACCAGATCGACACGCCCGAACGCGGTTTCTCGACCCGTTTCGACGCAGATCTCGACATGCGCATGAACCAGAATGCTGACCGAACTGCCCGGCAGGTTGTCAATGAGTATTCGGAGCCAGAGTTGCACCGCATTCTGGGTATGTACGGCGAGATCATCAACGCCCGAACGGCCGCAGCGGCCCTTATATCAGCCCGCTCGAATCGACCGCTCAAGACCGTTAATGATTTGAAAGCAGCCCTGCAACGCTATGCGCCACGGGGCAAAGAGAACAAGTTTTTTGCGCAGGTATTTCAGGCATTACGCATTGAGGTAAATGAAGAATTACAGGCGCTGGAGGAATTTTTAGAGCAGGTACCCGACATTCTAAAACCAGGTGGACGATTGGTGGTTATGTCGTATCACTCACTCGAAGATCGATTGGTGAAAAATTTCATCAACAAGGGTAAATTTCAGGGCGAAGTCGAGAAGGATTTGTTTGGCAACGACATCAAGCCGTTGCAATCCATAACCCGCAAACCTGTTGAAGCCACGCCCGAGGAAATTGCCCGTAATCCTCGTGCCCGGAGTGCCAAGCTCCGAATAGCTGAGAAGATTTAG
- a CDS encoding peroxiredoxin family protein has protein sequence MKKLLPIAAIALLLLPTIGFGQSTTVKPGTYRAVLKTRGGDLPFGLDIKPAANDPKTYTVFALNGNERLPMDPATIEGDSLRIPMALFDSELVAKIEGNMLRGVFRRRRVALPSQTLPFEAQHGVTYRFTPAEESTRAVTTNLTGKWATDFGSKTGKVDTVNAVGVFDQKGSRLSGTFLTPTGDYRYLSGAVVGDSLFLSCFDGSHVYLFKAKHDPATKTLKGGLWAGIAGYEAWAARFDPKADLPDPAKLTYLKPGSKTLNASFPEPNGNIVSLSDARFKNKVTIVQIMGSWCPNCMDETNFMSPWYKKNKSRGIELVGLSFERSPEMAVSGPKIERMKQRFKIDYPVVLAGTNDKAQASKALPDLNAVVAFPTTIFIDKKGQVRHIHTGFSGPGTGKYYEQYIEEFNRLVDKLVAE, from the coding sequence ATGAAAAAACTCCTTCCTATCGCTGCCATTGCCTTATTGTTGTTACCAACAATAGGTTTTGGTCAATCAACAACTGTCAAACCTGGTACGTATCGGGCTGTTCTGAAAACCCGTGGGGGTGATTTACCATTTGGGCTGGATATTAAGCCTGCCGCGAACGATCCTAAAACCTACACCGTGTTTGCCCTGAATGGCAACGAACGCCTTCCGATGGACCCAGCCACCATTGAAGGCGACTCCCTGCGGATACCGATGGCCCTGTTTGACTCAGAATTGGTTGCAAAGATAGAAGGTAATATGCTAAGGGGGGTATTTCGGAGACGGCGAGTTGCGTTGCCTTCTCAAACGTTACCGTTTGAAGCCCAGCATGGCGTAACGTATCGCTTTACACCAGCCGAAGAATCTACACGCGCCGTAACCACCAACCTAACGGGGAAATGGGCTACGGATTTTGGTAGCAAAACCGGGAAAGTGGATACGGTCAATGCAGTAGGCGTATTTGATCAGAAAGGTAGCCGACTGAGCGGTACGTTTCTGACACCTACCGGTGATTATCGCTATCTGTCGGGCGCTGTTGTGGGCGATAGTCTGTTTTTGTCTTGTTTCGATGGTTCACATGTATACCTGTTTAAAGCGAAGCACGATCCGGCGACGAAAACACTCAAAGGAGGTTTATGGGCGGGCATTGCGGGCTACGAAGCCTGGGCCGCTCGATTCGATCCGAAAGCTGATCTTCCCGATCCAGCCAAACTCACGTATCTAAAACCCGGTTCAAAAACGCTCAACGCTTCATTTCCTGAACCGAACGGCAACATCGTTTCGTTATCCGATGCTCGGTTCAAAAACAAAGTAACCATTGTGCAAATCATGGGATCGTGGTGTCCGAACTGTATGGACGAGACTAATTTCATGAGTCCGTGGTACAAAAAGAACAAAAGTCGAGGTATTGAACTCGTTGGCTTGTCGTTCGAGCGGTCACCAGAAATGGCTGTATCGGGTCCTAAAATCGAGCGGATGAAGCAGCGGTTCAAGATTGATTATCCCGTCGTGTTGGCTGGTACAAACGACAAAGCACAAGCCTCTAAAGCCTTGCCCGACCTGAACGCAGTAGTGGCTTTCCCAACCACGATTTTTATCGACAAAAAAGGCCAGGTGCGTCATATTCACACGGGTTTCTCCGGCCCCGGCACGGGTAAATACTACGAACAATACATTGAAGAGTTTAACCGACTGGTAGATAAGCTAGTGGCGGAGTAA